In Crassostrea angulata isolate pt1a10 chromosome 4, ASM2561291v2, whole genome shotgun sequence, one genomic interval encodes:
- the LOC128182571 gene encoding carbohydrate sulfotransferase 13-like — protein sequence MRRYINLVTGLRIITMKIIYLKRRLSRRQLLYGIIILALVPFLVTYMGQLTVDSGKEQGREKSVLSRHIFMLNDPVQKRFDERNKHLKYECSRLKNYYVAQNSEAAVKEHLVLNRKNKIVYCAIEKIGCTFWKRIFQILSGWRNVTNPFSIRGIQAYEGFSTAKRLPFDKIYQLLRMSTKFMFVREPFERLLSGYVDKIYSPNTAYWNFIGKYIVKSFRENPTNVSLECGHDVTFPEFVEYFVYSQNSNERRDAHFVPSFEHCRPCEIDYDYIGKLETFQEDTFHILKKLDLEDMIKFSDFQNETETDALVDTVDYVFSMKRAIVNCMPFTKGLYRAWRKLQIRGILSKHVKFPYPTDRDVDVTPGQFKDALFAAHAQSGDKESRKKNREEAMLEAYSTVSPILMERLRDALLIDSSLFGYEKIPKKLLELKYTVPDNGGFRYFDIS from the exons ATGAGAAGATATATTAATCTGGTGACTGGATTAAGGATAATAACAATGAAGATAATTTACCTTAAAAGACGTCTTTCTCGGCGGCAGTTATTGTACGGGATAATCATATTGGCCTTGGTACCTTTTCTTGTTACCTATATGG GACAATTGACGGTCGACTCCGGGAAGGAGCAAGGCAGAGAGAAGAGTGTTCTGAGTAGACACATCTTT atgcTGAATGACCCGGTTCAAAAAAGATTCGATGAACGAAACAAACACTTGAAATATGAATGCTCACGACTGAAAAACTACTACGTCGCTCAAAATTCAGAGGCAGCAGTAAAGGAACACTTGGTCCtcaacagaaaaaataaaattgtttactgtGCGATCGAAAAGATCGGATGTACTTTCTGGAAacgaatttttcaaattttgagcGGGTGGCGGAATGTTACGAATCCGTTTAGCATTCGAGGAATTCAGGCTTATGAAGGATTCTCGACAGCAAAACGACTTCCGTTTGACAAAATCTATCAGTTACTGCGCATGTCCACCAAGTTCATGTTTGTACGAGAACCATTCGAACGATTGCTGTCAGGGTATGTGGATAAAATCTACTCACCCAACACAGCGTACTGGAACTTCATTGGGAAATACATTGTGAAGAGCTTTAGGGAAAACCCCACCAATGTAAGTCTCGAATGTGGACACGATGTGACATTTCCCGAATTTGTTGAGTACTTTGTATATTCTCAGAATTCTAATGAACGTCGCGATGCTCACTTTGTACCCAGTTTTGAACACTGCAGACCGTGTGAAATAGACTATGATTACATAGGAAAATTAGAAACATTTCAAGAGGACACTTTCCACATCTTGAAAAAACTGGACTTGGAGGACATGATAAAGTTCAgcgattttcaaaatgaaaccGAAACCGATGCCCTTGTTGATACGGTTGACTACGTCTTTTCAATGAAGCGTGCTATTGTCAACTGTATGCCTTTCACCAAAGGTTTATATAGAGCCTGGCGAAAACTTCAAATACGTGGAATTTTAAGTAAACATGTCAAATTTCCATATCCCACGGACAGGGATGTGGATGTGACGCCTGGTCAGTTTAAGGATGCTTTATTTGCCGCGCATGCGCAGTCGGGTGATAAGGAATCCCGAAAGAAAAACCGTGAAGAAGCCATGTTAGAAGCCTACAGCACAGTTAGCCCAATACTGATGGAGAGATTGAGAGACGCCCTCCTGATTGACTCTTCTCTGTTTGGATACGAAAAAATTCCCAAAAAGTTGTTGGAGCTGAAGTATACAGTTCCTGACAATGGAGGATTTCGTTACTTCGATATTAGTTGA